The following are from one region of the Carassius gibelio isolate Cgi1373 ecotype wild population from Czech Republic chromosome A13, carGib1.2-hapl.c, whole genome shotgun sequence genome:
- the LOC128026401 gene encoding cell division cycle and apoptosis regulator protein 1 isoform X1, with the protein MAQFGGQKNPPWAAQFAATAVSQPGHSGQSLDLNSLHSLGVQQPSLLGASPMYTQQSALASLNTQSAANYQLSQQTAALQQQAAAAAAAALQQSQINSALQQYQQQQQQQQQQQQQPPQAPPQHPPHQQTLYNVPHQLPQPQQALLSQPPVALPTSLSLSNPQQTAQITVSYPTPRSSHQQQTQPQKQRVFTGVVSKLHDTFGFVDEDVFFQLSAVKGKTPQVGDRVLVEAVYNPNMPFKWNAQRIQTLPQLPNQTHQPPQPLPQVSPQLSSFYSEAGMQRYSDMHSAVDSRQNNQPPGPNMMKQGPTMLQSLPPPTTFSVQAQGPPPSLLQAQLSAASLAPLLQNPPQPLLPQPPPKDSVFSGGLLQPPVRMMPQPQQVRRVDPSPRFPSRSDRPELILRKDDRSRERDRERRRSRERSPPRKRSRDRSPRRERSPRRPRKVVPRYTVQFSKFSLDSSYNCDVMELRRRYQSLYIPSDFFDAVFTWVDAFPLTRPFTFGNYCNFHIMHKEVDSLVKNTAVLDPHDANHTYSAKVMLLANPSLDELYHKSCALAEDPAELRDSFQHPARLIKFLVGMRGKDEAMAIGGHWSPSLDGADPENDASVLIKTAIRCCKALTGIDLSLCTQWYRFAEIRYHRPEETHKGRTVPAHVETVVLFLPDVWHCLPTRSEWEGLSRGLKEQLAEKLVAERKEADGEQEEEDKDEDDSKEVTTPTHWAKLDPKSMKVNDLRKELESRTLSSKGLKSQLIARLTKQLKVEEQVEESKEPEKPEPPSVEEDESCRPEDDREEEERKRQEEQERQRRERRYVLPDEPTIIVHPNWAAKNGKFDCSIMSLSVLLDYRLEDNKEHSFEVSLFAELFNEMLQRDFGYRIYKAFTCLPSKDERKDKKEKTKKEADRRDVKKERDEENGEPTTKRMREEDEKRKDEEKERGIKREESKDDDDNEDGSSNNNADEYDPLEAEDADDYDDDDKDDEDSNGRDRRDDRRDERKSKERSSKDKDEKKKQMVTFNKDLLMAFVYFDQSHSGYLLEKDLEEIMYTLGLHLSRAQVKKLLNKPLVRESCHYRKLTDRPKDEPSPTLTSDALTDNLLGNQSLLPSLKVKRESEDSSESSSLIVYKGSMVDVGSMMQKLEKSEKTREEIEQKLMQQDIKMEEDSKHIAELEAAHRSLQRELEEVKNNLRETENNLRASDQQKGSFEHQLHSTVSSLDTIMKEIQGVLSQGDPSDDSDQKTQANGSDE; encoded by the exons TCGCAGATCAATTCAGCCCTGCAGCAGtatcagcagcagcaacaacaacaacaacagcagcagcagcagccgccTCAAGCCCCCCCACAACACCCTCCACATCAACAAACTCTATACAACGTCCCACATCAG CTTCCACAACCCCAACAAGCCCTGCTATCACAG CCCCCTGTTGCCTTGCCCACCAGCCTGAGCCTGTCAAACCCCCAGCAGACGGCACAGATAACCGTATCCTACCCGACCCCGCGCTCCAGCCACCAGCAGCAGACCCAACCCCAAAAGCAGCGTGTTTTCACCGGGGTCGTCAGCAAGCTACACGATACTTTCGGCTTTGTTGATGAGGATGTCTTCTTCCAGCTCAG tgcGGTTAAGGGGAAAACACCCCAAGTCGGCGATCGTGTTCTGGTGGAAGCTGTCTACAATCCCAACATGCCTTTCAAGTGGAATGCCCAGCGCATCCAGACGTTACCTCAGCTGCCCAACCAAACG CACCAGCCGCCTCAGCCCTTACCTCAGGTTTCCCCACAGCTGTCCAGCTTTTACTCTGAAGCAGGAATGCAGCGCTACTCTGACATGCACTCTGCGGTGGATTCAAGACAAAAT AACCAGCCACCAGGCCCAAACATGATGAAACAAGGTCCCACCATGCTGCAGTCTCTCCCCCCGCCCACCACGTTCAGCGTCCAGGCCCAGGGACCTCCTCCGTCTCTTCTGCAGGCCCAGCTCTCTGCTGCCTCTCTGGCCCCACTGCTGCAGAACCCCCCACAGCCCCTGCTTCCCCAGCCTCCCCCTAAAG ACTCTGTGTTCTCAGGGGGTTTGCTACAGCCCCCGGTGCGGATGATGCCTCAGCCGCAACAGGTGAGGCGCGTGGACCCCTCACCCCGCTTCCCCAGCCGCAGTGACCGACCAGAACTCATCCTGAGGAAAGATGACCGCAG TCGGGAAAGAGATCGAGAGCGAAGGAGATCAAGAGAACGATCACCCCCACGGAAGCGTTCTAGAGACCGGTCTCCTCGCAGAGAGCGCTCTCCAAGACGGCCACGCAAAGTCGTCCCAAGATATACAGTGCAGTTCTCCAAATTCTCTCTCGATAG TAGTTACAACTGTGACGTGATGGAGTTGCGGCGGAGGTATCAGAGCCTCTACATCCCCAGTGACTTCTTTGACGCGGTGTTTACCTGGGTAGACGCCTTTCCCTTAACACGGCCTTTCACTTTTGGAAACTACTGTAACTTCCACATCATGCATAAAGAGGTGGACTCTCTGGTGAAGAACACTGCTGTGCTGGACCCCCATGATGCCAATCACACGTACAGCGCAAAG GTAATGCTACTGGCCAATCCTAGTCTAGATGAGCTGTACCATAAGTCCTGTGCTCTGGCAGAAGATCCAGCAGAGCTGAGAGACTCCTTCCAGCACCCTGCCCGCCTCATCAAG TTCCTGGTGGGGATGCGGGGCAAGGACGAGGCTATGGCCATCGGGGGTCACTGGTCTCCCTCTTTGGATGGGGCCGACCCGGAAAACGATGCCTCGGTTCTTATAAAGACAGCCATACGTTGTTGTAAGGCTCTGACAGGCATTGATCTGAGTTTATGTACCCAGTG GTATCGTTTTGCAGAGATACGCTATCACCGCCCTGAGGAGACTCACAAAGGGCGGACAGTCCCCGCACATGTGGAGACAGTGGTTTTATTTCTCCCGGATGTTTGGCATTGTCTTCCTACCCGCTCAGAGTGGGAGGGCCTGTCCCGTGGACTCAAGGAGCAGCTGGCAGAGAAACTCGTGGCTGAACGGAAGGAGGCTGATGGAGAACAG GAGGAGGAGGATAAGGATGAAGATGATTCAAAGGAAGTCACTACCCCAACTCACTGGGCCAAGCTTGATCCGAAATCCATGAAG GTCAATGACTTGCGTAAGGAGTTGGAGAGCCGTACACTGAGCTCTAAAGGGCTGAAGTCTCAGCTGATCGCTCGCCTCACCAAACAGCTGAAGGTGGAGGAGCAGGTGGAGGAGTCAAAGGAGCCGGAGAAGCCCGAACCTCCGAGTGTGGAGGAAGATGAGTCCTGCAGACCGGAGGATGACCGAGAG GAAGAGGAGCGAAAGCGACAGGAGGAGCAGGAACGTCAGCGCAGAGAGAGACGTTATGTTCTGCCAGATGAGCCCACCATTATCGTCCACCCCAACTGGGCTGCCAAGAACGGCAAATTCGACTGCAGCATCATGTCCTTGAGTGTGCTGCTGGACTACAGACTCGAGGATAATAAAGAGCACTCGTTTGAG GTGTCTTTGTTTGCTGAATTATTCAATGAGATGCTTCAGCGAGACTTTGGCTACAGGATCTACAAAGCATTCACTTGTCTTCCGAGCAAGGACGAGAGGAAAgacaaaaaagagaaaactaaAAAAGAGGCAGACCGGAGGGACGTGAAGAAGGAGAGGGATGAAGAAAACGGAGAGCCGACCACAAAGAGAATGagagaggaggatgagaagaggAAG GATGAGGAGAAGGAGAGAGGTATTAAAAGAGAAGAATCCAAAGATGACGATGATAATGAAGacggcagcagcaacaacaacgcTGATGAATACGACCCATTGGAGGCAGAGGACGCAGACGACTACGATGATGATG ACAAAGATGATGAAGACTCTAATGGCAGGGACCGAAGAGACGACCGGCGAGATGAACGGAAATCCAAAGAGAGGTCATCTAAAGATAAA GATGAGAAGAAAAAACAGATGGTGACGTTTAACAAGGATCTGCTGATGGCCTTTGTGTACTTCGACCAGAGTCACAGCGGCTACCTACTGGAGAAGGACTTGGAGGAGATCATGTACACGCTGGGCTTGCATCTCTCCAGAGCTCAG gtgAAGAAATTGTTAAACAAACCACTGGTTCGAGAGTCTTGCCATTATCGAAAGTTAACGGACAGACCTAAGGACGAGCCGAGCCCCACACTGACCTCCGATGCTCTGACAGACAACCTTTTAG GTAACCAGAGCTTGCTGCCCAGTCTAAAGGTCAAGCGGGAATCAGAGGACAGCAGCGAGTCGTCTAGCCTGATCGTCTACAAGGGATCGATGGTGGATGTGGGAAGCATGATGCAGAAGCTGGAGAAGAGTGAGAAAACCCGCGAGGAAATTGAGCAGAAGCTCATGCAGCAGGACATCAAAATGG AGGAGGACTCAAAGCATATAGCGGAGCTAGAAGCAGCCCACCGCAGCCTTCAGAGGGAGCTGGAGGAGGTGAAGAACAATCTCAGAGAGACCGAGAACAACCTGAGAGCCTCGGACCAGCAGAAAGGCAGCTTTGAGCATCAGCTCCACAGCACAGTGTCCAGCCTCGACACCATCATGAAGGAGATCCAGGGCGTTCTATCACAA GGTGACCCTTCAGATGACAGTGACCAAAAAACTCAAGCTAATGGCTCCGATGAGTGA